One window of the Streptomyces sp. NBC_00259 genome contains the following:
- the trpB gene encoding tryptophan synthase subunit beta, producing the protein MPSDYFIPDPEGQVPNAAGYFGDFGGKFIPEALVAAVDEVAVEYDKAKSDPAFAAELDDLLVHYTGRPSALTEVPRFAEHAGGARVFLKREDLNHTGSHKINNVLGQALLTRRMGKTRVIAETGAGQHGVATATACALFGLDCTIYMGEIDTQRQALNVARMRMLGAEVVPVKSGSRTLKDAINEAFRDWVANVDHTHYLFGTVAGPHPFPAMVRDFHRVIGVEARRQILERAGRLPDAAVACVGGGSNAIGLFHAFIPDTGVRLVGCEPAGHGVETGEHAATLTAGEPGILHGSRSYVLQDDEGQVTEPYSISAGLDYPGIGPEHSYLKDSGRGEYRAVTDDAAMQALRLLSRTEGIIPAIESAHALAGALELGKELGKDGLIIVNLSGRGDKDMDTAARYFGLYDEEAASAVEADAAGEVAEIEGDAK; encoded by the coding sequence ATGCCCAGCGATTACTTCATCCCCGATCCCGAGGGCCAGGTGCCGAACGCGGCCGGCTACTTCGGCGACTTCGGCGGCAAGTTCATCCCCGAGGCGCTCGTCGCCGCGGTCGACGAGGTGGCCGTCGAGTACGACAAGGCCAAGTCCGACCCGGCCTTCGCCGCCGAGCTCGACGATCTGCTCGTCCACTACACCGGCCGGCCCAGCGCCCTGACGGAGGTGCCCCGCTTCGCCGAACACGCGGGCGGCGCACGCGTCTTCCTCAAGCGGGAGGACCTCAACCACACCGGCTCGCACAAGATCAACAACGTGCTGGGCCAGGCCCTGCTCACCAGGCGCATGGGCAAGACCCGCGTCATCGCCGAGACCGGCGCCGGCCAGCACGGCGTCGCCACCGCGACCGCCTGCGCCCTCTTCGGCCTCGACTGCACCATCTACATGGGCGAGATCGACACACAGCGCCAGGCGCTGAACGTCGCCCGGATGCGCATGCTCGGCGCCGAGGTCGTCCCCGTGAAGTCCGGCAGTCGCACGCTCAAGGACGCCATCAACGAGGCCTTCCGCGACTGGGTCGCCAACGTCGACCACACGCACTACCTCTTCGGCACGGTCGCGGGCCCGCACCCCTTCCCGGCCATGGTCCGCGACTTCCACCGCGTCATCGGCGTCGAGGCACGCCGCCAGATCCTGGAGCGCGCGGGCCGCCTCCCGGACGCGGCCGTGGCCTGCGTCGGCGGCGGCTCCAACGCCATCGGCCTCTTCCACGCCTTCATCCCGGACACCGGCGTACGGCTGGTGGGCTGCGAGCCCGCGGGCCACGGCGTCGAGACCGGCGAGCACGCGGCCACGCTGACCGCGGGCGAGCCCGGCATCCTGCACGGCTCGCGCAGCTACGTCCTCCAGGACGACGAGGGCCAGGTCACCGAGCCGTACTCGATCTCGGCGGGGCTCGACTACCCGGGCATCGGCCCGGAGCACTCGTACCTCAAGGACAGCGGACGCGGCGAGTACCGGGCCGTCACCGACGACGCCGCGATGCAGGCGCTGCGGCTGCTCTCCCGCACGGAGGGCATCATCCCGGCGATCGAGTCCGCGCACGCGCTCGCCGGAGCCCTGGAGCTCGGCAAGGAGCTGGGCAAGGACGGACTGATCATCGTCAATCTGTCCGGCCGCGGGGACAAGGACATGGACACGGCTGCCCGCTACTTCGGGCTGTACGACGAGGAAGCCGCCTCGGCCGTCGAGGCGGACGCGGCCGGCGAGGTCGCCGAGATCGAGGGGGACGCCAAGTGA
- the trpM gene encoding tryptophan biosynthesis modulator TrpM, with product MTTVLRRVPSARPSLRPAGTTARVPHAPLARGCRPRGCRAPARRVHGRRVRYVIGDEPGQVNGMRWRR from the coding sequence ATGACCACCGTCCTGCGCCGCGTACCGTCCGCCCGGCCGAGCCTTCGCCCGGCCGGTACGACGGCGCGCGTGCCGCACGCCCCGCTGGCGCGCGGCTGCCGCCCTCGCGGCTGCCGCGCCCCGGCCCGGCGGGTGCACGGACGGCGGGTCAGGTACGTCATCGGGGACGAGCCCGGCCAGGTCAACGGCATGCGATGGCGTCGCTGA
- the trpC gene encoding indole-3-glycerol phosphate synthase TrpC yields the protein MSVLDEIIEGVRADLAERQARVSLDELKERAAKAPQAKDGVAALRGEGVKVICEVKRSSPSKGALAAIADPAALAADYEAGGAAVISVLTEQRRFGGSLADLEAVRARVDIPVLRKDFIVTSYQLWEARAYGADLVLLIVAALDQEALVSLIERAESIGLTPLVEVHDEDEVERAVDAGAKIIGVNARDLKSLKVDRSTFERVVPEIPAGVVKIAESGVRGPHDLIAYANAGADAVLVGESLVTGRDPKAAVADLVAAGAHPALRHGRD from the coding sequence GTGAGTGTGCTCGACGAGATCATCGAAGGCGTACGCGCCGACCTCGCAGAGCGGCAGGCGCGGGTCAGCCTCGACGAGCTCAAGGAGCGTGCCGCCAAGGCGCCCCAGGCCAAGGACGGCGTCGCCGCGCTGCGCGGCGAGGGTGTGAAGGTCATCTGCGAGGTGAAGCGCTCCAGCCCCTCCAAGGGCGCGCTCGCCGCGATCGCCGACCCGGCCGCACTCGCCGCCGACTACGAGGCGGGCGGCGCGGCCGTCATCTCCGTCCTCACCGAACAGCGCCGCTTCGGCGGCTCGCTCGCGGACCTGGAAGCCGTGCGGGCCCGGGTGGACATCCCGGTGCTCCGCAAGGACTTCATCGTCACGTCGTACCAGCTGTGGGAGGCCCGTGCCTACGGCGCGGACCTCGTGCTGCTGATCGTCGCCGCGCTCGACCAGGAGGCCCTGGTCTCGCTGATCGAGCGCGCAGAGTCGATCGGTCTCACCCCGCTCGTCGAGGTCCATGACGAGGACGAGGTCGAGCGGGCCGTGGACGCCGGAGCCAAGATCATCGGTGTCAACGCGCGCGACCTCAAGAGCCTCAAGGTCGACCGTTCCACGTTCGAACGGGTCGTACCCGAGATCCCCGCAGGCGTCGTCAAGATCGCCGAGTCCGGCGTCCGCGGCCCGCACGACCTGATCGCGTACGCCAATGCCGGCGCCGACGCGGTCCTCGTCGGCGAGTCGCTGGTCACCGGACGCGACCCCAAGGCCGCCGTGGCCGATCTGGTCGCCGCCGGCGCCCACCCGGCCCTGCGGCACGGGAGGGACTGA
- a CDS encoding DUF2752 domain-containing protein, whose product MDAITATTPAPLSRRLAAPLGTIAVVAAAFAYVGAVDPNEPGHYPVCPLLRFTGIYCPGCGGLRSAHAFIHGDLGTAFGANALAVAGYGIFAVLWTAWLVQAVRARPVRIALGPGWWWGLGAVLALFTVVRNLPFGSVLAP is encoded by the coding sequence GTGGACGCCATCACAGCCACCACCCCCGCACCCCTGTCGCGACGGCTCGCCGCGCCGCTGGGAACGATCGCCGTCGTCGCCGCGGCCTTCGCGTACGTCGGCGCGGTCGACCCGAACGAGCCGGGCCACTACCCGGTCTGTCCGCTGCTGCGGTTCACCGGGATCTACTGCCCGGGCTGCGGCGGCCTGCGCAGCGCCCACGCCTTCATCCACGGCGACCTGGGCACCGCCTTCGGTGCCAACGCCCTCGCCGTCGCCGGATACGGGATCTTCGCCGTTCTCTGGACCGCATGGCTCGTCCAGGCGGTCCGTGCAAGACCGGTGCGGATTGCGCTCGGGCCCGGCTGGTGGTGGGGTCTCGGCGCGGTTCTGGCGCTCTTCACGGTTGTCCGGAACCTGCCGTTCGGCTCGGTGCTCGCACCATGA
- a CDS encoding HGxxPAAW family protein — MAGSSHGHTPAAWTGVTISVIGFCIAGVFMVAANPLGFWAGMGVTLLGGVVGAAMKAAGLGLKESPVLARTQAAAQPVPAEATAS, encoded by the coding sequence ATGGCGGGCAGCAGCCACGGACACACCCCGGCCGCCTGGACCGGTGTCACCATCTCCGTCATCGGCTTCTGCATCGCAGGAGTGTTCATGGTGGCGGCCAACCCGCTCGGCTTCTGGGCCGGAATGGGCGTGACCCTGCTCGGCGGTGTCGTCGGCGCCGCGATGAAGGCCGCCGGTCTCGGCCTGAAGGAGAGCCCCGTCCTGGCCCGTACGCAGGCCGCCGCGCAGCCCGTGCCGGCCGAGGCCACGGCCTCCTGA
- a CDS encoding TIGR02234 family membrane protein — protein MSAVPVPQPRTETAEAAATAAGGRRSLAAALFLGAVGAAVVLLASGQTWAEGAAAVGAGSVPLEADGRDVTGLPAALAVVGLAALVAVFAVRRTGRVLVSALLALSGAGAAASAFLGASDSAALDEQARQTTSGTVTSVDALTHTAWPYVTAAAGLLILLAGLLALRYGSAWPAMSGRYEREGAGGGASKGRPAADPDRPEELWKALDRGEDPTGDR, from the coding sequence GTGAGTGCTGTTCCCGTACCCCAGCCCCGTACCGAGACCGCAGAGGCCGCCGCGACCGCCGCCGGCGGCCGGCGCAGCCTCGCCGCCGCACTGTTCCTCGGCGCCGTCGGCGCCGCCGTGGTGCTCCTCGCCTCCGGGCAGACCTGGGCCGAGGGCGCGGCCGCCGTCGGCGCGGGCAGTGTGCCGCTGGAGGCGGACGGCCGGGACGTCACCGGGCTTCCGGCGGCCCTCGCCGTCGTCGGCCTGGCCGCCCTCGTCGCCGTCTTCGCGGTCCGCCGCACGGGCCGCGTCCTCGTCTCCGCGCTGCTGGCGCTGAGCGGCGCGGGCGCGGCGGCCTCCGCCTTCCTGGGCGCCTCCGACAGCGCGGCGCTCGACGAGCAGGCCCGGCAGACCACGAGCGGCACCGTCACGAGCGTCGACGCCCTCACGCACACCGCCTGGCCGTACGTCACCGCCGCCGCCGGACTGCTGATCCTCCTCGCCGGACTGCTCGCCCTGCGGTACGGGTCCGCCTGGCCCGCGATGTCCGGGCGGTACGAGCGCGAGGGCGCGGGCGGGGGCGCGAGCAAGGGCCGTCCCGCGGCCGACCCGGACCGCCCCGAGGAACTGTGGAAGGCCCTCGACCGAGGTGAGGACCCCACCGGGGACCGGTGA